The DNA window taaaagctaaaataaaattttgattggttGGTCTTCTCTACGATAATTCAACTTAATAgggcggtggtggtggtggcctCGCAGCGGGCGCCCAAATGACATCATTAGGCATATGACAACTATACATAGCGATCCCGCAAgactctcctcctcctccaccactcGCCGCGTGTCCACTTTCTCCACCACCTGCACCAGACACAGCCGGTGACTGCCCTTCCCCGCCACCGTCAGACCCAGAAGTCCTCCCTTCTTCCTCAAGCGGTAACCGGTGATAACTCGGATTATTAAACGACGCCGCTACAACAAAAACAGTACCAGCCGCCACCAAACTTCCCGCTACAATCCCTCCAACGATCTGCCCTTGCGGACCCGCAAGCGAAATGGTGAAACTATTAGGCACCGGATAGGATGCCGTTTGAGGCAAAAACGTCGCcgaaattgacaaaatatcgaATCTTCCATGAAACGTAATGGTAGCTCCTGGTGTTGCCGATGGCTGACGCAGAGTGACGTTAGCTACCGTGCCGGATCCCGTTAGGACGCAGATTCCCATGTTTTTTCGGCGACAAAAACGGGATAGAGCCTCAACGACGTCGTTCCCACCTGGGACTTCTAGAATGTAAGGACTCATGGAGGGTTCAGATTCCCGGGTAATAATAACGGGTGGTTTGGGTTTGTTCTTAGAACCAGGTGGTCTGCCTCTGGGTCGACGAACCACTTCAATAGTGGCACCATCAGTGCCACCACTGCTGTTTGGCTCGTTGAGTTTCTGTTTTTGTGTGGTGGGTGTGAGATTGGGTGTGGCGGCTGCTCCAGTACTACGAGTATCTTCCTCCTCTGACTCCCGAGAAAATTGATATTGTTGAGAGAAGGGAAGGTGCTGATGATGACGAGGGTGGAGTTTGGAGAACATGTTTGGAGTATTTTCATGCTTCGACTGATGATGTTCTACATATTCACCTTTCATGTTTGTTTATCACTtctaatttgggtttttttttggactAGTATGGCTTGTGATTGGCGGGGATTGGATTTGGATGTTTGCTTTGGCGATCAGAATATAATATAAGAGCAGATGGAAACAAGTTGGGACAGAAGACAAGGGAGAAGCAACAGAGTGGAGCGATGGAGAAAGAGCAAGAAGTGAATTGCTTGTTGCTTTGATTTGTTTATACCGTGATTAATActggagggagggagagagagagaagtgggTGGTGCTTGGAAACCAAGTGAAGACCAATGGCGCCGCTGGTTGGGAGGTAAAAGTAGGGTCCATTAACAAATACACGCATGAGTTACGTAAGTGTCCGTTCCATgttgtgatagtttttatttttagaaaatactcttaataaaaatatattaaaatacctttttgtttttatattttcataccaAACTAATGACAAATATTAAgaacttattaatttttcaaaaaaaaatcaatattaatgccattttattttttatataagaaaaattgaaataatatctttcttattaattagattaatcaGGATTAATTCATTCAAACTGTAAATGGGTTTTATAACTACACTACAGTGCTCGCAGGTGTTTAGGGTagtgatgttgttttttattgtttagctCATTAGTTAAACCCTACATACGAAGGTTAGACAACACGCAACACCATGAAATGTTTggtttgggttttttctttgaactCGAAGCTTTGCTTAGCTTCGAGCTTGCTAACGGAGCGGACTTTTGGAGCCTCCCGACCTTGGGGTTGATAATGACACCTTGATGTTCTACCTTTCTGGCCATGGGGGCATCGACTTTATGTATCTGGTGTTACTGTTCATAactgatctctctctctctctctctctctcatcatgGGCTTACgaatctctctccctctctctctaggATAGGTAATTGAGAGGGCATGTGATCTCTCGCAAGTTGGCCCTGGGCGGGGCAGATGTGCTCACTCCATTAAAGCTCAAACTCCTCGGCCAACTTACCTAGACAACGAGGGTTAATTTCAAGGATGACTTTTTTGAAGCTTCATTGGAAGAGAATTCAAGGTTATCATTTTTGCTTGGTGAGCACATTTTCGCTTGTGTTTGCCCTCATAAAAGACAAAGTCAGACACAAATTGCTACCACCTTCCCGGTTTGAACCAATCAAAATGTCTAAGGGTAAGTAAATATCTTGGTGGCCCCTCGTCCTTTTTCTACCTGCAATTAAAGACTATTTAATTTCTCAGTCTATCTCTCTTGTACTCTTGTTATATGATAAAATTGAGTACTCACCGTGGAACGTTGTTACATTATTTTGAAgttgctttttttgttttaattatgctCTCCGTctttggctctttttttttttttggatatttataaCATAAGCTAAAACACGGCCGTTTACAACTATAAATTTTAGATTGCATTTTGatcctaaattatttttttgaaaattttcaatccctaaataagaaagaaatatagaCTCGtcaaaaaaaaggttaaagaaagaaaatatttagttgTCAactaaaattatgaagttcggtgttaaaatattttatttaacaaggaaaatttgataatgatgattttggattaaaaaaattgttattacagGTCGTCTTCGAGGTTCCTTTTGAATCaatgtgcttgattttttattttttattttttatttatttgtgttaaaaaaagttAGTTTGACCCGGAtaataacctatttttttttttttttttttttggatttacgtggggtgtccgggccagcttacgcgcaccacgactattccccacggcccactggacatcctgcaagcccaggagcaggtaaggcaccgcgggggtgacaggcgtgcacatagagggtcgaacccgggacgggggcggaacaagtcacacgattgaccacagcagctagaccctcaagtgcacctatttttatttataccaCTACGTGCAGACATGGTTTTTAATAGCAGTTACTAATAGAGGTTGAGGTCACAGCATAGCATAACATGGTAGGTAACTAGGTATATATTAAGTAATGAGCACGTGTCgcatgcaatttttttacaaCCCAAATAATCATAACTgtatatgaaatttaaaaaaaaattattaataatgatatttgtaTTCAATTAATATAGAAACTACTATATATGAAAACATAGCCTGAATTAAAAAATTgcgaataatatataaaaatatatataatagataaaaaaaatttaaaatgaaatgacgCTAACGACCGTGGCAACTGCGAAATTTTCTGTCGTGCTTTAATATGAATCACAATACAATAAAAGGTCCAAACTCCATTGTATAACATCTATTATGCCACatgacaattgtttttcaaaaccatGTCCATAGgggatttttatttctttgcctggaatacaagaaaaactttatatatTATAACAGATCTTAAGTTGTGATTAATTCTTCTTacttccaatttttttatatatatatatacttaaaacactaccagaaaatcgataaatacaaacagaaataccgagagaatatttctgtcggtaaattttcaagggattttaccgacaaaaatatttcctcggtatataccgagggaattacagtgagaaaaaaaattaaaacaaagcaaaaaaaaaaacgatgacgtgtcatttttaccaacggaatttattccgtcggtaaaatcttTGGTAAActatgaacactgttcatcatgtcaattataaagggaatcaccgacgaaaaattccgtcggtattttccagagagctccagaactgtccactttccaattgcactattgattgttgttctttacggacaaaatcaccgacggattgaaaattCATCGGTgctatttggcggttttctaaaaatttttaattaatttaaaattttcatttaaatattacagacggaatcaccgacagattgaaaaatcgtcggtgattgttggcggtttctgaaaactttttataaaattaaaaatttaaattaaatattacaaacataattaccgacagaataattaaaaaatattaatattcaattatccgtcggtaaaaccgtcgCTAACGCACCACagtaaaaagcctgaatccctttatttcacaagagatagactcatttcttcttcttctttttccttatatgtaaaaaacattaatatctatttctttctcttctcttctctcctcatctccttctcttctcctccatgcttgggtacgtcttcttcttcttttttattttatcctcttagttttttttttttaattaatatgctttacttTCCATTggtgatttcgttggtaaattaattaccggcggaatatgtgtcttagactgataaaaaaatttcataaacaaaactgttaaatgttgcagtaaaacaaatatttgtcaacaaaataattatgagTAACTGGGACTAATTGTCAAAATTGtcaacaaaataattatgagTAATTGGGACTAACTGCCAAAATTGTCATCAAAGACTAAATTGGATGCTTTAAAGACATTAGGGACCAAGTCAAGATGAAGACTAGCCAAACTTCAATCAACTGTAATGTTTTTTGAGACATTAAAGATTgttcacacacaaaaaaaaaaaaaatttcttttctattttcagttttttttagttttattttttcaataaaaaattataaacatgttCATTTGTTGAGGATGAAAACGtatggattttttcataaaaaaaggaaatattttaagattacaattatttttcataaacaaaatcaaaatcaaaatttataatattatttttctagtagaatattaattgtatttcattcaaaataaaaaaatatcgtgaaaaaattataaacaaaaaatactcatattatatttataataaaaaacacatttataataaaaaaaacacatttataacATTAACTAAACGtaaaaatgtaagaaaataataatttaaattttctaaattgataaaattgtgtgtgtgtgtgtgtgtgtgtaactgtattgttcatgtctttttttatatatatttgaaaaataatgaaaagctTATAAAGAAAAACTATGGAGAacctttcaaatatatttttcaaactccatataaatttgaaaaactataaaactagttttttgaatGGATTAATATTGCATTTGATTAGAAagttctatttttcttcttttttgactccaattttatagaaaattagaGTATTACTCTATTTTTGAACACCTCTTAAGATGTTTTGGTATCCATTAAAAAATGTTACACGTGCACAATTCCTTAATTATCTTCaacatgattattatttatcttaagAGTAATATTCTAATGAGATTTAcatcctaaataattttgtttatattttaagtaTGTTTAGAAATGGAGtctatttttcttcataaatagATAATCATGTTATTGTATTTGGCGTTACATGtgattttcacaagtttttttcatatttttttctataaattttattattctcttaTCACTTTTCTTAGCCTTTTGACTTCCAATATTTATCTTTATTCCTCTTGGTTTATTAGATTTTCTTGATCTAAgatctttaaataatttattttgatctaaTATCTTAATTAACGATCTGTTTTGATTCATTGAGTTGTCTTAAAACTCTAACatctaaatgtttttaattatagatttattattctatttctGAAATCTGCATCTATCTCGATCACGAAGGAGCCATCATCTCTACATAGAATTTATCCTACGAGAAAAACACTTAATTGGCTACAATTTCTTACAACGTcgatgacatatttttttatttttgaatatgaGGAAACTCCACCTTTCGGAAAGCACACTTTGTAGGCTCAGGTAAGCGAGTAAAATCCCGGCTGTCCCagactcttacaagaggtgcacgtccTGAGTTGAattcgagacctgctgtgcagatctcaaaccCTTTACCATCACGCTACGCCCTTGAAAACAAGATGACGCGTTGTGCTTGCCACTATAACAAAGATCTCACATGAAGAAAAATATGCCTTGCTCGTTTGAAAGAGCAACCTTTTTCTCTGTATCACGCCAGAAGGGCACCCAAATGATTCTATCGTGTCGGCTCCTGATTAAATTGCTCTAGGAGAGAAAGGGATTCACCAAAAAACATGCCTCAAAATAAGTCTCTCAATCTTCTCTTTAGCGCTTGTCTAGCATTAAAGGGAAAATGTACAGTACTGGAAGTGCCTTGGGCGACCGATTGGAGTAAAAATAGTATTGAACACTATTTTCTGTTGGGTTTAAAACAAAGCTCTACCGAAATAGGTAACTGAaaggtttttctaaaaaaaacaaaggaggaagaaaaaagatacGAACCTTAGGGCAACAGAAGCCCAAAGTGAGATCCTGCATGAAAGGGGAACTACTTAGATGTTATCCGCCCTTTTTCCACAGCTATAATATTAGACTTGGATGCGACGTCAAGTAAAGGTCAACATGCAAACAGTAGGTTCGAGGAGGGCACTTTGGTACCTCATCAATTctccctcaattttttttgttttttgagaaattagcacattttaaaaaagagtaTTGGCAAACTAGCATCGGTCAAAGTAAAAGTCACGGTTGAAAATAGTGATATTTAAAGTATTGTCATTAAAACTTTGATATATCTAtaagattttattctttatttttttcattttcttttctcttctttccttgAAATTTGTGAAAACCTATTTtgactatttatttaaatattgttatttccTCCAAGAAAATTTGGTCCATGCTAGCATGCTAAAACATGTCTTGATGTGACTGAAATAAAAATCTAGAAACTTGTAATTAAATCAACTCTTCTTaaagaaaactaagatcaaatttgaaattgagtttgacatAATTATAATATGTACCAAGACACCAAGAATATAAGTAACAACCCCCACCTAACGTTTATAATTGAGACACAGAATAAGAATTATAGAAAACACCACGAAACttgatttattctttaataagtTAGAGTATTTTTATGAGGAACCAAGAAATATGAACAAAATCTCTCACACACAATAATAATTACTCAAATCAAAGTCTAtctctaaaaaaactaaatacaagataaataattatatttaaaataattaaaaacatcataaataatgttgaaaaataataaaagtactttaaataaaaaaaaatcttagatcaACCAGAAAACTAATACAATTCTCGCATAATAGCTTCTGGACCTTATCATAAGGCCTTTTTGATATATGATTTccatgaaattttaactcaatataGAACAAGACCTATGAAAACTTCTAGTCAACTTTTAGCTTGATCCAATGGTTGGATAAAAATTATGCTTGTTAGAGTAAAACAGtgcattagaaaaaacaatcctCTAATCACCAAAATTAATTAGCCCATGAAATATATGAATTAGACCCCTCTCGTGCGTGAATTAATCTTAACTAAGGTCCAATGTTCACTTGTTGATGTTGCGTTCTTGAAATCCATCTTGATTCAGATATTTTGAATAAGTCCATTGAATGCATATTTAGATACTTTGCccttgatcttttaatttgcCCAATTGAAACTTGCAGTGGATCTTTTGGTGTGGTCTTGATCGtatcatctctttttttcttaaaaggatTCATCCACAAATCATCACCTATATCAAACaaagagagataaaaatatatatatatatatatatatatatatatatattaaaagtagcATTAACACCATACTTATTTGGTAAATCTCTCTAAAGAATAAATCTGTTATATTAGTTGCATCATCGATTTTATGACAAGATATGAAATGTATCAAT is part of the Populus trichocarpa isolate Nisqually-1 chromosome 2, P.trichocarpa_v4.1, whole genome shotgun sequence genome and encodes:
- the LOC7461818 gene encoding AT-hook motif nuclear-localized protein 17; amino-acid sequence: MKGEYVEHHQSKHENTPNMFSKLHPRHHQHLPFSQQYQFSRESEEEDTRSTGAAATPNLTPTTQKQKLNEPNSSGGTDGATIEVVRRPRGRPPGSKNKPKPPVIITRESEPSMSPYILEVPGGNDVVEALSRFCRRKNMGICVLTGSGTVANVTLRQPSATPGATITFHGRFDILSISATFLPQTASYPVPNSFTISLAGPQGQIVGGIVAGSLVAAGTVFVVAASFNNPSYHRLPLEEEGRTSGSDGGGEGQSPAVSGAGGGESGHAASGGGGGESCGIAMYSCHMPNDVIWAPAARPPPPPPY